DNA sequence from the Lentisphaerota bacterium genome:
TGGGACCCCACATCCTCGGCAGCGACTTTTCATTCGAACTCACGATCATGACGGGGGCAGGCGCGTTCGTCTGCGGCGAAGAGACCGCACTTATCGCCTCGATTGAGGGCAAGCGCGGCATGCCCCGCATGCGGCCGCCCTATCCGTCTCAATGCGGTCTGCACGGCCGCCCCACGCTGGTGAACAACACCGAGACCTTCGCCCTGATTTCGTGGATCCTGCGCCACGGGCCCGCCGCATTCGCCGCCATCGGCTCCGCGCGCAGCAGAGGCACCAAGGTATTTGCGCTGGCCGGCAAGGTGCGGCGGGGAGGCCTGATCGAAGTACCCATGGGGATGACGATCCGCCGGGTGATCGACGACATCGGCGGCGGCATCGCCGACGGGCGCCGCCTGAAGGCGGTGCAGATTGGCGGGCCTTCCGGCGGATGTATTCCCGAACGGCTTGCCGATACGCCCATCGACTACGAGGCGCTGGTCGAGGCGGGCGCCATGATGGGCTCGGGCGGGCTGGTGGCGCTCGATGACGCAGATTGCATGGTGGAGATCGCCCGCTTCTTTCTCGCCTTCACCCAGCATGAGTCGTGCGGGAAATGCACCTTCTGCAGGATCGGCACCACCCGCATGCTGGACATACTCGAACGGCTGTGCGGCGGCACGGGCAAACCCTCCGATCTCGATGAGCTCGAGCGTTTGGCGTCCGTGGTCAAACGCGGCAGCCTCTGCGGTCTGGGAAAGTCCGCGCCTAACCCGGTGCTCACCACGCTGCGCTATTTTCGGGAAGAATACGAGGCGCACGCCGGAGGCGTATGCCCGGCGGGCCAATGCAAGGCACTGATCTCCTACCAGATCACCGACGACTGCATCGGCTGCACCCGCTGCGCGCAACAGTGTCCGGTCGGCGCCATCCCGCCGACCCCGTATGAACGGCACGCGATCAACCCCGAAACATGCGTGCGCTGCGACGGCTGCAGGACGGCCTGCCCGGCCGGGGCCGTCGTGGTGATGTCCGGAAACAGGATTGTGAAACATGGTTACGCTAAACATTGACCGGCGCCCGGTGGACGTGCCTGCTGGAACAACCCTGCTGGTCGCGGCCCGCAGGCTCGGCATCGCCATCCCAACGCTCTGCTTTCGCGATGGCCTGGAGCACGTCACCTCCTGCATGCTCTGCGTGGTCGAGGACGTCCGGACGGGTTGCCTGCATCCCGCGTGCTCCACCCCGGTTCAGGACGGCATGGACATCGCGACCGCCAGCGGGACGGTACTGGAGGCGCGCCGCACGGCTCTGGAACTGCTGCTGGGGGATCATCTCGGCGATTGCGAAGGCCCCTGCGCGCGCGCCTGTGCGGCGGGTATGAACATCCCCGCCATGCTGCGCGCGATCCGCGACGGCGATTTGCGCGAGGCGATTCGCGTCGTCAAGCGGCACATCGCGCTCCCCGCAGCGCTGGGACGGATCTGCCCGGCGCCCTGCGAAAAGGCGTGCCGCCGCGGCACGCACGACGCGCCGGTCGCAATCTGCAGGCTCAAGCGTTTCGTGGCCGACGCCGACCTCGCCTCGCCGGACCCGTATCTTCCCGAGCGCCTGGAATCGAGCGGCTTCCGGGTGGCCGTGGTCGGCGCCGGCCCGGCCGGGCTCTCCGCCGCCTGCGCGCTCGCGCGCGACGGACACGCATGCACCGTGTTTGAAAAAGGCGACAGGCCCGGCGGAGGCTTGCGCGCGCCGGAGCTGAGTGACACACTGCCGTCGGCCGTGCTCAACGCCGAAATCGCGCAAATCGCCCGCCTCGGCATGACCTTTGAGACCGGCGTGGAGATCGGCGTCACCTGCTCGCTTCACGACCTCAAACAGCGTTTTGACGCAATCATTCTGGCGTGGGGTGCCAGCGCATCCAGCCTCCTGGACCCCCTCGGACTCGAAAGTGGTCCGCACGGGATCACAGCAAACTGGAGAACCCACCGCACCGGCGACCCCGTGATCTTTGCGTGCGGCAACGCGGTGGTGCCTGGCCGACTGGCCGTGCGGGCGGTTGCGCAGGGACAGGCCGCCGCCCTCGCGGTCGGCCAGATGCTGCGCGGCGAGGCGGTCGTCGGAACGCGGCACCGCTACAATCACCGGCTCAGCGCTGCCCTGACGCCGGACGAGCTCGCGGCTTTCATGACCGGAACTGCGCCGGGGCCACGCACGGAGCCTGCGGATCACGCGACGGGCGGCTACTCAACGGACGAGGCACCCGGAGAGGCGGCGCGGTGCCTCCACTGCGATTGCCGCAAACCCGAGGCCTGCCAATTGCGCCGCTATGCCGACGACTACGGGGTGAATCCGCGCGGCTGGAAACCGGCCCATCGGCGTCCGGTCGAGATCGTGCGACACGGCAACACCGTCTACGAACCGGGAAAATGCATCGCCTGCGGCATCTGCGTGCGCATCGCCAACGCCGCCCGGGAACCGCTGGGCCTAACCTTCATTGGCCGAGGCTTTACCGTGCGGATCGGGGTTCCCTTCCATGAGTCATTGGAGAAGGGATTGAGCCAAGTCGCCGCCGCCTGCGTTGAAGCCTGCCCCACCGGCGCGCTGGCCCATGACCGGTGAGTCAGGGCGGCCACATGGCCGTGTTGCGTTTCGCAAGCAATCCAACCAGCAGGAAGAGTCTAATCACCACTGGCCCCAGGGCAAAACGATCACGCTGGCCGAGCCTATTCCTTCACCAGGCTAGTGGCTGCCGGTGGAGGGATCCTCTAACGGAGCTTCCGGTTCTGGAGGCGATGGGCAATGTCAAGACACGGTAATGGGGCGGTCGTTCTTGCTTGACGCATCCTTTCCGGTTCTGCTAACGTCTCACTTCCAAACGTGCGCTTTCAGCCCGGTTCACAGCGGGCGCGTGATCACGCCGTATGAGAAGCGATTGCGTATCACGGAGTGGACCACGGAATAAACGGAGAGAAGCCGTGTACTTTAAGAAACTCCATCATCCGGGCAATTTTGTGTTCGCTGACTCGTTCACCGCTGGCCGGTTGGGCGCAGGGAAAACGAAACTTCGGGCGAATGTGCAGGACTTTGGCGGCAACATTTTCCGGTTGCAGGTTTCCGACACGCGTTGGGGCACCAATTTGAGCCAGGCGGAGCTTGCGCCGGAAAAGGCCGTCGCCGTACCGGCCTCCGGCGCATGCAAGGCGGCTTTTTCCAAGGCCGCGCGCTTCACGTTGTCGGATGCTGATGGCGCCGAGGTTCTTGTCGGCCTGGAGTCGGGTTCATTCGGCATTTGCGGCCAGGCCTGGATGATGCAATTCGAGTATGACGATGTCCTTCGGTTCTATGGCTTTGGCGAGAAAGTATCGCCTGATCTGGAAAAGACCGGCCTGCGGACCAAGTTCTGGAACACCGATGTCATGAGCGATTTTGCGTGGGAGGATCTCCAACGCGCGAGGACCGATCCGCCTTATGTCTCCATCCCGTACCTGGCCATCCGGACGGCGCGAGGGTGGGTCGGCATACTCGTCAACAATCCCTTTGCCGTATTTGCCTGCGCAGGCGGTTCATTCGAGGAAAGCATTTCAACGGCTGGAACCACAAGGCCGAGACGATTCTATCTGGGCTCCGACGACGGCATGCCGGAAGTCTGGTTTCTAACCGCCGGGTCGCTGGCCGAATTGACCCGCCGCTACCAGTTCCTGGTCGGAACGACACCCCTGCCGCCACTCTGGGCTTTGGGGCATCATCAATGCCGCTGGGGCTACGAAAGCGCGCAAGATCTTGCCTATATTAAAAAGCAGATGGCGCTGCATGATATTCCGAACAGCGGATTGTGGCTGGATATTGACTACATGGACGGGTACCGCGTCTTTTCGTGGAACAGCACCCACTTCCCCGATCCCGTCAAGGATCTCGCCGCGCTTCAGGCCGATGGCCAGCGCGTGGTGCCGATCCTGGACCCCGGCGTGAAAGACGAAACTGGCTATGGCGTGGCCGAGCGCGGACGGAAAGCTGACGCCTTGTGCCTGACCCCGGAAGGGACCCCTTACCAGGGCTTTGTGTGGCCCGGAACGACGCTTTTTCCCGATTTTTCAACGCATGCAGGGCGCAACTGGTGGGCCCGCGAGGTGCGGAAGTTTGCAGCAAACGGACTGGACGGTGCCTGGCTCGACATGAACGATCCCTCCGTGGGCGCGGCCGAGCTCGACCCGATGCGGTTCGACAAAGGCCAACTGCCCCACGCGGCGTTTCACAACCAGTACGCCACAGGCATGGCAAAGGCCTCGCGCGAAGGCTTCCTGGCGGCCCATCCGGATCGACGCC
Encoded proteins:
- a CDS encoding FAD-dependent oxidoreductase; protein product: MVTLNIDRRPVDVPAGTTLLVAARRLGIAIPTLCFRDGLEHVTSCMLCVVEDVRTGCLHPACSTPVQDGMDIATASGTVLEARRTALELLLGDHLGDCEGPCARACAAGMNIPAMLRAIRDGDLREAIRVVKRHIALPAALGRICPAPCEKACRRGTHDAPVAICRLKRFVADADLASPDPYLPERLESSGFRVAVVGAGPAGLSAACALARDGHACTVFEKGDRPGGGLRAPELSDTLPSAVLNAEIAQIARLGMTFETGVEIGVTCSLHDLKQRFDAIILAWGASASSLLDPLGLESGPHGITANWRTHRTGDPVIFACGNAVVPGRLAVRAVAQGQAAALAVGQMLRGEAVVGTRHRYNHRLSAALTPDELAAFMTGTAPGPRTEPADHATGGYSTDEAPGEAARCLHCDCRKPEACQLRRYADDYGVNPRGWKPAHRRPVEIVRHGNTVYEPGKCIACGICVRIANAAREPLGLTFIGRGFTVRIGVPFHESLEKGLSQVAAACVEACPTGALAHDR